A region of Streptomyces sp. NBC_01267 DNA encodes the following proteins:
- a CDS encoding helix-turn-helix transcriptional regulator, producing the protein MTTVAPESDVRRHELAAFLRSRRERITPEQAGLPRGSRRRTPGLRREEVAQLASVGVTWYTWLEQARDIKVSPQVLDAIARTLLLDRSERTHLFSLSGAVDPTPAGSTCPTVSPALVAMIEQLDPLPACIQNSRYDILAYNRTYGQLFCDLDAVAPEDRNCMLLSYTNEDWRSSLVELHTVHRLMAAKFRASMAEHLAEPAWKVLLKRLEAASPEFRELWARHEVVGPSARTKHFHNRHVGSLRVNHTDLWLGPSSGPRMVTYIPVDAESRDRLERLYRLAPDSL; encoded by the coding sequence ATGACCACCGTGGCGCCCGAGAGCGACGTACGCAGGCACGAGCTGGCGGCCTTTCTGCGCAGCCGCCGCGAACGCATCACGCCCGAACAGGCGGGGCTGCCCCGCGGGTCCCGGAGGCGTACGCCGGGACTGCGCCGCGAGGAGGTCGCGCAGCTCGCCTCGGTCGGGGTCACCTGGTACACGTGGCTGGAGCAGGCCCGCGACATCAAGGTCTCCCCGCAGGTCCTCGACGCGATCGCCCGCACCCTGCTCCTCGACCGCAGCGAGCGCACGCATCTGTTCTCGCTGTCCGGCGCGGTCGACCCGACGCCCGCCGGCTCCACCTGCCCCACCGTCTCGCCCGCGCTGGTGGCGATGATCGAGCAGCTCGACCCCCTGCCGGCCTGCATCCAGAACAGCCGGTACGACATCCTCGCGTACAACCGGACCTACGGTCAGCTCTTCTGCGACCTCGACGCCGTCGCCCCCGAGGACCGCAACTGCATGCTGCTCTCCTACACGAACGAGGACTGGCGGTCGTCCCTCGTCGAGCTGCACACGGTGCACCGCCTGATGGCCGCCAAGTTCCGGGCGTCCATGGCCGAGCATCTCGCCGAGCCCGCCTGGAAGGTCCTGCTCAAGCGGCTGGAGGCGGCGTCGCCGGAGTTCCGCGAGCTCTGGGCGCGGCACGAGGTGGTCGGGCCGAGCGCGCGGACCAAACACTTCCACAACCGCCATGTCGGGTCGCTGCGCGTGAACCACACGGATCTCTGGCTGGGCCCGTCCTCGGGCCCGCGCATGGTGACGTACATCCCGGTCGACGCCGAGTCCCGCGACCGGCTGGAGCGGCTCTACCGCTTGGCACCCGACAGCCTCTGA
- a CDS encoding TetR family transcriptional regulator has protein sequence MTPEALTPERILEATEDVLRRYGPAKATVVDVARVLGVSHGSVYRHFRTKAALREAVTERWLSRSEAEMGRYTDSGAGSAPVRLGLWLSALFAAKRRKAGGDPELFATFGVLTGENSAVVDRHVDTLVGQLARIIEDGCAQGEFAPVEVDFATTARAVFDATERFHNPAYAAEWSAPGVEDAFAAVRSLLLRGLGAR, from the coding sequence ATGACGCCCGAAGCCCTGACACCCGAGCGCATCCTCGAAGCGACCGAGGACGTGCTGCGCCGCTACGGCCCCGCCAAGGCCACGGTGGTCGATGTGGCGCGGGTGCTCGGGGTCAGCCACGGCAGTGTCTACCGCCATTTCCGTACGAAAGCGGCGCTCCGTGAGGCCGTGACCGAGCGCTGGCTGAGCCGGTCGGAGGCGGAGATGGGCCGGTACACCGACAGCGGGGCGGGCTCCGCGCCCGTCCGGCTGGGGCTCTGGCTGTCGGCCCTGTTCGCGGCGAAGCGGCGCAAGGCGGGTGGCGACCCCGAGCTGTTCGCCACCTTCGGGGTGTTGACCGGCGAGAACAGCGCTGTCGTGGACCGCCATGTCGACACGCTGGTCGGGCAGCTCGCCCGCATCATCGAGGACGGCTGCGCGCAGGGCGAGTTCGCCCCGGTCGAGGTCGACTTCGCGACGACGGCCCGCGCGGTCTTCGACGCCACGGAACGCTTCCACAATCCCGCGTACGCGGCGGAGTGGAGCGCTCCGGGCGTCGAGGACGCCTTCGCCGCCGTGCGGAGCCTGCTGCTGCGGGGGCTCGGCGCCCGCTGA
- a CDS encoding aldo/keto reductase produces MTTTPVPTRPLGTAGPQVSALGLGCMGMSALYGSTDRAESIATVHAALEAGITLLDTGDFYGMGHNELLINEALRTAPAARREQALTSVKFGAMRSADGAFIGIDGRPAAVKNFAAYSLQRLGTDHIDIYRIARLDPDVPIEETVGAIAELIEAGHVRYVGLSEVGAATIRRAAAVTPVTDLQIEYSLISRGIEDEILPVTRELGIGITAYGVLSRGLISGHYTRDRKLAPGDFRGMSPRFQGENLQRNLDLVDALRKIAEQKGVSVAQTAIAWVSAQGEDIVPLIGARTRDRLAEALGSLDVTLDAGELAAIEAAVPAGAAAGDRYPAEQMAHLDSER; encoded by the coding sequence ATGACCACCACCCCTGTTCCCACCCGCCCCCTCGGCACCGCAGGACCGCAGGTTTCCGCGCTCGGCCTCGGTTGCATGGGCATGTCCGCGCTGTACGGAAGCACCGACCGCGCCGAGTCGATCGCCACCGTCCACGCCGCGCTCGAAGCCGGGATCACCCTGCTCGACACCGGCGACTTCTACGGCATGGGCCACAACGAGCTGCTGATCAACGAAGCGCTGCGCACCGCCCCCGCCGCCCGCCGCGAACAGGCCCTCACCAGCGTCAAGTTCGGTGCCATGCGTTCGGCGGACGGGGCGTTCATCGGCATCGACGGCCGGCCCGCCGCCGTCAAGAACTTCGCCGCGTACTCGCTCCAGCGGCTCGGCACCGACCACATCGACATCTACCGGATCGCCCGCCTCGACCCGGACGTACCGATCGAGGAGACCGTCGGCGCCATCGCCGAGCTGATCGAGGCCGGTCATGTCCGGTACGTGGGCCTCTCCGAGGTGGGTGCCGCCACCATCCGGCGGGCCGCGGCCGTCACCCCCGTCACCGACCTGCAGATCGAGTACTCGCTGATCTCCCGGGGCATCGAGGACGAGATCCTGCCGGTCACCCGTGAACTGGGCATCGGCATCACCGCGTACGGAGTACTCTCCCGCGGTCTGATCAGCGGCCACTACACCCGCGACCGCAAGCTGGCCCCCGGCGATTTCCGCGGGATGAGCCCGCGCTTCCAGGGCGAGAACCTCCAGCGCAACCTCGATCTGGTCGACGCGCTGCGGAAGATCGCCGAGCAGAAGGGCGTCTCCGTCGCCCAGACCGCCATCGCCTGGGTCTCGGCCCAGGGCGAGGACATCGTGCCGCTGATCGGCGCCCGCACCCGCGACCGGCTGGCCGAAGCTCTCGGCTCGCTCGACGTGACGCTCGACGCCGGTGAGCTCGCCGCCATCGAGGCGGCGGTCCCGGCAGGTGCGGCGGCGGGCGATCGCTATCCGGCCGAGCAGATGGCCCACCTGGACAGCGAGCGCTGA
- a CDS encoding response regulator, with protein MRAVIAEDSVLLRVGLVKVLEMAGFEVAAEAGDAEALLAAVGEHRPQLALVDVRMPPGFTDEGVRAALMIRRQWPDTAVLLLSQYVEERYAADLLTAQTGGIGYLLKQRVADVEEFMDALKRVAAGGTALDPQVVAQLLLRRRGADPLERLTPREREVLALMAEGRSNAGIAGQLVVSESAVAKHINNIFAKLDLGQADADHRRVLAVLRFLDGA; from the coding sequence GTGCGGGCTGTGATCGCCGAGGATTCGGTGCTGCTCAGGGTGGGCCTGGTCAAGGTCCTGGAGATGGCGGGCTTCGAGGTGGCCGCCGAGGCCGGCGACGCGGAGGCGCTCCTCGCGGCGGTCGGCGAGCACCGGCCGCAACTGGCCCTGGTCGACGTACGGATGCCGCCCGGCTTCACCGACGAAGGCGTACGGGCCGCGCTGATGATCCGGCGGCAGTGGCCGGACACCGCCGTACTGCTCCTGTCGCAGTACGTCGAGGAGCGGTACGCCGCCGACCTGCTCACCGCGCAGACCGGCGGCATCGGCTACCTCCTCAAGCAACGGGTCGCGGACGTCGAGGAGTTCATGGATGCCCTGAAGCGGGTCGCGGCGGGCGGTACCGCACTGGACCCGCAGGTCGTCGCGCAGCTGCTGCTGCGCCGCCGCGGCGCCGATCCGCTGGAGCGCCTGACGCCGCGCGAGCGGGAGGTGCTGGCGCTGATGGCCGAGGGCCGCTCCAACGCGGGCATCGCCGGGCAACTGGTCGTCAGCGAGAGCGCGGTGGCCAAACACATCAACAACATCTTCGCCAAGCTCGACCTGGGCCAGGCGGACGCCGACCACCGGCGGGTGCTCGCGGTCCTGCGGTTCCTGGACGGCGCATGA
- a CDS encoding MFS transporter has product MPELSHRRRMLVLAICCMSLLIVSLDNTVLNVALPSMQKELHASVSGLQWTIDAYTLVLASLLMLAGSTADRIGRRKVFKAGLVIFTLGSALCSVAPNLESLVAFRMLQAVGGSMLNPVAMSIITNTFTEPRERARAIGAWGGVVGISMAAGPLIGGLLVESVGWRSIFWINLPVGLAALLLTWRYVPESRAPKARRPDPVGQLLVIALLGSVTYAIIEAPSSGWTSPLILSFTGVAVLALAGLLAYEPRCPEPLIDLRFFRSAPFSGATVIAICGFAALGGFLFLNTLYLQEIRGLSALHAGLYMLPMAAMTFLCAPLSGRLVGQRGPRLSLLIAGVAMTLSGLVFAVLDAQTNTTLLFTGYVLFGIGFGMVNAPITNTAVSGMPRAQAGVAAAVASTSRQIGSTLGVAVIGAVLASAVHGASYTSEFTSVSRTAWWIITGCGVAVLAVGLLTSGRWARRSALRTAELLGAPETAQRLSGAKR; this is encoded by the coding sequence ATGCCCGAGCTCTCCCACCGCCGGCGGATGCTGGTGCTCGCGATCTGCTGCATGAGCCTGCTGATCGTGAGCCTCGACAACACCGTCCTGAACGTCGCCCTCCCCTCGATGCAGAAGGAACTGCACGCATCGGTCTCCGGGCTCCAGTGGACGATCGACGCCTACACGCTGGTCCTGGCCTCGCTGCTGATGCTCGCGGGCTCGACGGCCGACCGGATCGGCCGCCGCAAGGTCTTCAAAGCTGGGCTCGTCATCTTCACGCTGGGCTCGGCCCTCTGCTCCGTGGCACCGAACCTGGAGTCGCTGGTCGCCTTCCGGATGCTGCAGGCCGTCGGCGGCTCGATGCTCAACCCGGTCGCGATGTCGATCATCACCAACACCTTCACCGAGCCGCGGGAACGTGCCCGTGCCATCGGGGCGTGGGGCGGTGTCGTCGGTATCTCCATGGCGGCGGGCCCGCTGATCGGCGGCCTGCTCGTGGAGTCCGTCGGCTGGCGTTCGATCTTCTGGATCAACCTGCCGGTGGGGCTGGCGGCCCTGCTGCTGACCTGGCGCTACGTACCGGAGTCGCGCGCGCCCAAGGCCCGTCGCCCCGATCCGGTGGGCCAGTTGCTCGTCATCGCACTGCTCGGTTCGGTGACGTACGCGATCATCGAGGCGCCCTCGTCGGGCTGGACCTCGCCGCTGATCCTCAGCTTCACCGGCGTCGCCGTCCTCGCGCTCGCCGGCCTCCTGGCGTACGAGCCGAGATGCCCGGAGCCCCTGATCGACCTGCGCTTCTTCCGCAGCGCACCGTTCAGTGGCGCCACCGTCATCGCGATCTGCGGCTTCGCCGCGCTCGGCGGCTTCCTCTTCCTGAACACGCTGTACCTCCAGGAGATCCGCGGCCTGTCCGCGCTGCACGCAGGGCTGTACATGCTGCCGATGGCCGCGATGACCTTCCTCTGCGCGCCGCTGTCCGGGCGGCTGGTCGGCCAGCGCGGGCCGCGGCTCTCGCTGTTGATCGCGGGGGTGGCGATGACGCTCAGCGGGCTGGTGTTCGCGGTACTCGACGCGCAGACGAACACCACGCTGCTCTTCACCGGCTATGTGCTCTTCGGTATCGGCTTCGGCATGGTGAACGCGCCGATCACCAATACCGCCGTCTCCGGGATGCCCCGTGCGCAGGCCGGGGTGGCGGCGGCCGTCGCGTCGACCAGCCGGCAGATCGGATCGACGCTCGGGGTCGCGGTGATCGGAGCGGTGCTGGCCTCGGCGGTGCACGGTGCCTCGTACACCTCCGAGTTCACCTCGGTCAGCCGGACGGCCTGGTGGATCATCACCGGCTGCGGTGTGGCGGTCCTCGCCGTGGGGCTGCTGACCAGCGGGAGGTGGGCGCGGAGGTCGGCCCTGCGGACCGCGGAACTGCTGGGCGCACCCGAGACGGCTCAGAGGCTGTCGGGTGCCAAGCGGTAG
- a CDS encoding ArsR/SmtB family transcription factor, giving the protein MASNKPVRNIDTRSLRALAHPLRVRIMESLRRDGPATSTRLAEEFGESTGTVSWHLRNLAEHHFIVEETERGTKRERWWRAVDDRQVLDSAELAKDPAARGAFTLYVQELLQLHFQRAAGFAAQEWPPGWERAGTLSNWDDLRLTPEQLRALNDELMAVIDKYYPAPGEEPEPGALPVSVQLQSFPRIERKN; this is encoded by the coding sequence ATGGCCAGCAACAAGCCCGTACGGAACATCGACACCCGCAGCCTGCGGGCCCTCGCGCACCCGCTGCGGGTGCGCATCATGGAGTCGCTGCGCCGCGACGGCCCCGCGACCTCGACCAGGCTGGCCGAGGAGTTCGGGGAGAGCACCGGCACGGTGAGCTGGCATCTGCGGAACCTCGCGGAGCACCACTTCATCGTGGAGGAGACCGAGCGGGGCACCAAGCGGGAGCGCTGGTGGCGGGCGGTCGACGACCGGCAGGTGCTGGACAGCGCCGAGCTGGCGAAGGACCCGGCGGCGCGGGGCGCCTTCACCCTGTACGTGCAGGAGCTGCTCCAACTGCACTTCCAGCGGGCGGCCGGCTTCGCGGCACAGGAATGGCCGCCCGGGTGGGAGCGCGCCGGGACCCTCTCCAACTGGGACGACCTCCGGCTGACCCCCGAGCAACTACGGGCGCTGAACGACGAGTTGATGGCCGTGATCGACAAGTACTATCCCGCGCCGGGCGAGGAGCCGGAGCCCGGGGCCCTGCCGGTCAGCGTCCAGCTCCAGTCGTTCCCACGGATCGAGCGCAAGAACTGA
- a CDS encoding DUF6243 family protein produces the protein MAKSRNNLLGVGGQRKKMPRSGAQSSAAAGAEDRRSAADQKQDLVRKMRERAEGAEAPEAPESNEQS, from the coding sequence ATGGCAAAGAGTCGTAACAACCTTCTTGGCGTGGGCGGGCAGCGCAAGAAGATGCCCCGCTCCGGTGCACAGAGCTCGGCAGCCGCGGGCGCCGAGGACCGTAGGTCCGCGGCGGATCAGAAGCAGGACCTGGTGCGGAAGATGCGCGAACGGGCCGAAGGAGCCGAGGCGCCGGAAGCCCCGGAGAGCAACGAACAGAGCTGA
- a CDS encoding sensor histidine kinase has translation MPIRQTSRADGPRISWVARHAPWSAWAWRNTAFAAAGVPLALPAAVAGAFIIKAPGHTPSSLAIMLVLCPLLTALQRSRFWSLVGLDVPRIPWRERRFGRRGIVERLRSEATWRQFGYHLLVAPLAAVGGALVVLSWAAGFAGALVFSWVWTLPFDRRMPGWTEQYALLTVCGVLLLLITPWLAAAVAGLDASAAAALLGPNRARELERRVENLAESRAGVLDAADTERRRIERDLHDGAQQRLVSLAMNLGIARATLTDLPPEARQVIDEAHREAKEAIEELNNLVRGLHPAVLDDRGLDAALSGIAARAPLPVELTVDMERRPSPTVEAVAYFVVSEALANVAKHARAQRVSVRLRARRGLLRITVTDDGAGGADPSAGTGLAGLAQRVGSVDGTIRIDSPLGGPTVITVELPCGL, from the coding sequence ATGCCGATACGCCAGACCTCCCGGGCCGACGGGCCCCGGATCTCCTGGGTCGCCAGGCACGCTCCCTGGTCCGCCTGGGCCTGGCGCAACACCGCCTTCGCCGCAGCAGGGGTGCCGCTCGCCCTGCCCGCCGCCGTGGCCGGGGCGTTCATCATCAAGGCACCCGGACACACGCCCAGCAGTCTCGCGATCATGCTCGTCCTGTGCCCGCTGCTCACCGCACTGCAACGCAGTCGCTTCTGGTCGCTGGTCGGGCTCGACGTGCCCCGAATCCCCTGGCGGGAACGCCGGTTCGGCCGGCGGGGGATCGTGGAGCGGCTGCGCTCCGAGGCGACCTGGCGGCAGTTCGGCTACCACCTGCTGGTCGCGCCGCTGGCCGCTGTCGGGGGGGCGCTGGTGGTCCTCTCCTGGGCCGCCGGGTTCGCCGGCGCGCTGGTCTTCTCCTGGGTCTGGACGCTGCCGTTCGACCGGCGGATGCCCGGCTGGACCGAGCAGTACGCCCTGCTCACCGTCTGCGGAGTGCTGCTGCTCCTAATCACCCCCTGGCTGGCGGCTGCCGTCGCCGGACTCGACGCGAGCGCCGCCGCCGCGCTCCTCGGGCCCAACCGGGCCAGGGAACTGGAGCGCCGGGTCGAGAACCTCGCCGAGAGCAGGGCGGGCGTGCTCGACGCCGCGGACACCGAACGGCGGCGCATCGAACGGGACCTGCACGACGGCGCGCAGCAGCGGCTGGTGTCGCTCGCGATGAACCTCGGCATCGCCCGCGCGACCCTCACCGATCTCCCGCCCGAGGCCCGGCAGGTCATCGACGAGGCGCACCGCGAGGCCAAGGAGGCCATCGAGGAGCTCAACAACCTGGTGCGGGGCCTGCATCCGGCGGTACTCGACGACCGCGGCCTGGACGCCGCGCTCTCCGGGATCGCCGCACGCGCCCCGCTGCCCGTGGAGCTGACCGTGGACATGGAGCGGCGCCCCTCGCCGACCGTCGAGGCGGTCGCCTACTTCGTCGTCTCCGAAGCACTCGCCAACGTCGCCAAGCACGCGCGGGCCCAGCGGGTCTCCGTGCGCCTGCGCGCCCGCCGTGGCCTGTTGCGCATCACCGTCACCGACGACGGAGCGGGCGGCGCCGACCCGTCGGCGGGCACCGGACTCGCCGGGCTGGCCCAGCGCGTAGGGTCGGTCGACGGGACCATCCGGATCGACAGCCCCCTCGGGGGCCCGACCGTCATCACTGTGGAGTTGCCGTGCGGGCTGTGA
- a CDS encoding MFS transporter produces the protein MRTDPSASTTGKRHDHPGPVLGTLGLFTVLLGAALPLIDFFIVNVALPTIDHDLAAGPAMLELVVAGYGVAYAVLLVLGGRLGDMAGRRRLFLIGMAAFGVTSLACGLAPTAWTLVGARVAQGAASALMLPQVLATIQATTAGPRRAKAMGLYGATAGLSMVAGQIIGGVLVAADVAGTGWRSIFLVNVPVAILGLVLAVRSVPDTRSAKPAPVDVPGTLLLGLSLVTLLAPLTEGRAAGWPLWTWVSLAVFPFAAVAFYLTERAADRRGEVPLVPPSLLRLDSLRRGLALVLPFSVGFGGFMFVIAVALQQGLRMGPVSAGLTLVPMAVAFFTASLAGPRLVGRYASRVVTAGSVVQALGITVLAATVWWGWPGLGLAALAPGTALAGFGQGLQLPVLFRIVLSDVPSDRAGVGSGVMTTTQQSALALGVATLGTLFLSLTASTGMRDALVITLLCQLAIIAVTALLSLRLPRAVR, from the coding sequence ATACGGACCGACCCATCCGCCTCCACCACCGGCAAGCGGCACGACCACCCCGGCCCGGTACTGGGCACGCTCGGCCTCTTCACCGTGCTGCTCGGGGCGGCGCTTCCGCTGATCGACTTCTTCATCGTCAATGTCGCACTGCCCACCATCGACCACGATCTCGCCGCGGGCCCGGCGATGCTGGAGCTGGTGGTGGCCGGGTACGGCGTCGCGTACGCCGTCCTGCTCGTGCTCGGTGGCCGGCTCGGCGACATGGCGGGGCGGCGCAGGCTCTTCCTGATCGGCATGGCCGCCTTCGGGGTGACCTCGCTGGCCTGCGGACTCGCCCCCACCGCCTGGACCCTGGTCGGCGCGCGGGTCGCGCAGGGCGCCGCTTCGGCGCTGATGCTGCCGCAGGTACTCGCCACCATCCAGGCGACCACGGCCGGACCGCGGCGGGCCAAGGCGATGGGGCTCTACGGTGCCACCGCGGGCCTCTCCATGGTGGCCGGGCAGATCATCGGCGGCGTCCTGGTCGCGGCGGACGTGGCGGGGACCGGCTGGCGGTCGATCTTCCTGGTCAATGTGCCGGTGGCGATTCTCGGGCTGGTACTGGCGGTCCGCTCCGTGCCGGACACCCGGTCGGCGAAGCCCGCGCCCGTCGACGTACCCGGCACGCTGCTGCTCGGACTCTCGCTGGTGACGCTGCTCGCCCCGCTGACCGAGGGCCGGGCCGCCGGATGGCCGCTGTGGACCTGGGTCTCGCTGGCCGTCTTCCCGTTCGCCGCGGTGGCCTTCTATCTGACCGAGCGGGCGGCCGACCGCAGGGGCGAGGTGCCGCTGGTGCCGCCGAGTCTGCTGCGCCTCGACTCGCTGCGGCGCGGGCTCGCGCTGGTGCTGCCGTTCTCGGTCGGCTTCGGCGGGTTCATGTTCGTGATCGCGGTCGCGTTGCAGCAGGGGCTGCGGATGGGGCCGGTGTCGGCGGGACTCACGCTGGTGCCGATGGCCGTGGCGTTCTTCACCGCGTCGCTGGCCGGGCCCCGGCTGGTCGGCAGGTACGCGAGCCGGGTGGTGACCGCCGGTTCGGTCGTCCAGGCGCTGGGGATCACGGTGCTCGCGGCGACCGTGTGGTGGGGCTGGCCCGGTCTCGGGCTCGCCGCTCTCGCGCCGGGCACCGCGCTCGCCGGGTTCGGTCAGGGGCTCCAACTGCCCGTGCTGTTCCGGATCGTGCTCTCCGACGTGCCGTCGGACCGGGCCGGGGTGGGCAGCGGCGTGATGACCACGACGCAGCAGTCGGCGCTCGCGCTGGGGGTGGCGACGCTCGGCACGCTCTTCCTGTCGCTGACCGCCTCGACGGGAATGCGGGACGCGCTCGTGATCACCCTGCTGTGCCAGCTCGCGATCATCGCGGTGACGGCGCTGCTGAGTCTGCGGCTGCCCCGGGCGGTGCGGTAG
- a CDS encoding MFS transporter translates to MPPSTGTTSRTTSRSLLLRNRDFRLLWTGSTTGKYGASVTSVALPLVAVTMLHASTLQVGLLTGATWLPWLLIGLPAGAWVDRLPRRPVMLTADAAALLLFAGIPVAARLGLLSIGYLLATAVLVGTATVFFQTAYTALLPLLVAPEDQAEGNSKLHGSESAAQLAGYGSGGFLVQAIGAANGLFVNAATFAVSFLCVLRIKHREPARVTEAASVTGTATVRRRGALASEIRAGLRLTFGDPYLRAMAVCGGASNLALMAYQSILVVFLVREVHLASGTIGALMTGGGIGGIVGAFAARRLAARIGSARALLVFNLAVPCLALLIPLTSQGFGLVFFAIGYSSVSFGVVAGNVLSSTFRQQYCPAGMLGRISASASFLNYGTIPLGAVLGGALGEALGTRTALWITIAGIPAAAMLLWFSPIRRHRDLPTAPAATGTASRPEQVPAANQVP, encoded by the coding sequence ATGCCGCCGTCCACGGGTACGACCTCGCGCACCACCTCCCGCAGCCTCCTCCTCCGCAACCGCGACTTCCGCCTGCTCTGGACCGGCTCCACCACCGGCAAGTACGGGGCCTCGGTCACCTCGGTCGCGCTGCCGCTGGTGGCCGTCACGATGCTGCACGCCTCCACCCTCCAGGTGGGCCTGCTCACCGGCGCCACCTGGCTGCCCTGGCTGCTCATCGGCCTCCCGGCCGGCGCCTGGGTGGACCGGCTGCCGCGCCGCCCGGTCATGCTGACCGCCGACGCCGCCGCACTGCTGCTCTTCGCGGGGATCCCGGTGGCCGCCCGGCTGGGACTGCTCTCCATCGGCTACCTGCTGGCCACCGCCGTACTCGTCGGCACCGCCACGGTCTTCTTCCAGACCGCGTACACCGCGCTGCTCCCCCTGCTGGTCGCCCCGGAGGACCAGGCCGAGGGCAACTCCAAACTGCACGGCAGCGAGTCGGCGGCGCAGCTCGCCGGTTACGGCTCGGGAGGCTTCCTGGTCCAGGCGATCGGCGCGGCCAACGGTCTGTTCGTGAACGCCGCCACCTTCGCTGTCTCCTTCCTCTGCGTCCTGCGCATCAAGCACCGCGAGCCCGCCAGGGTCACCGAGGCCGCCAGCGTCACCGGAACCGCGACGGTGCGCCGGCGCGGGGCCCTCGCCTCGGAGATCCGCGCGGGGCTGCGGCTGACCTTCGGCGACCCGTACCTGCGCGCGATGGCGGTGTGCGGCGGCGCGTCCAACCTGGCGCTGATGGCGTACCAGTCGATCCTGGTGGTCTTCCTGGTCCGCGAGGTGCACCTGGCGTCCGGCACCATCGGCGCCCTGATGACCGGCGGCGGCATCGGCGGCATCGTCGGCGCCTTCGCCGCCCGTCGCCTCGCCGCCCGCATCGGCTCGGCCCGCGCCCTGCTCGTCTTCAATCTGGCGGTCCCGTGCCTGGCCCTGCTGATCCCGCTGACCAGCCAGGGGTTCGGCCTGGTGTTCTTCGCGATCGGCTACAGCTCGGTGTCCTTCGGGGTCGTCGCGGGGAACGTCCTCTCCTCGACGTTCCGTCAGCAGTACTGCCCTGCGGGCATGCTCGGCCGGATCAGCGCCTCCGCATCGTTCCTGAACTACGGCACGATCCCGCTGGGCGCGGTGCTCGGCGGCGCCCTGGGAGAGGCGCTCGGCACCCGTACCGCCCTGTGGATCACGATCGCGGGCATCCCGGCCGCGGCGATGCTCCTCTGGTTCTCCCCGATCCGCCGCCACCGCGACCTGCCGACGGCGCCCGCGGCGACCGGGACCGCGTCCCGGCCGGAACAGGTACCGGCCGCGAACCAAGTCCCGTGA
- a CDS encoding VOC family protein, which produces MDITIHTSSLAHDDPDASLAFYRDVLGFEVRSDVGQGRMRWITVGPAGQPSTSLLLAPPAADPGVTEDERRTITEMMAKGTYGWILLATPDLDATFEKVQAGDTEVVQEPTEQPYGIRDCAFRDPAGNLVRIQELR; this is translated from the coding sequence ATGGACATCACGATTCACACGAGTTCGCTGGCGCACGACGACCCGGACGCGTCGCTCGCCTTCTACCGCGACGTTCTCGGCTTCGAGGTCCGCAGCGACGTCGGGCAGGGCAGGATGCGCTGGATCACGGTCGGCCCGGCCGGTCAGCCCAGCACGTCCCTCCTCCTGGCGCCGCCGGCTGCCGACCCGGGAGTCACCGAGGACGAGCGCCGCACCATCACCGAGATGATGGCCAAGGGCACCTACGGCTGGATCCTGCTGGCCACCCCGGACCTCGATGCCACATTCGAGAAGGTGCAGGCGGGTGACACCGAGGTCGTCCAGGAGCCGACCGAGCAGCCGTACGGCATCCGTGACTGCGCCTTCCGCGACCCCGCGGGCAACCTGGTCCGTATCCAGGAGCTCCGCTGA
- a CDS encoding helix-turn-helix transcriptional regulator, producing MCQPEWRRARVEAQHLADLARLRRVRDRIDREYAQPLNVEALARGVNMSAGHLSRQFRAAYGESPYSYLMTRRIERATALLRRGDLSVTEVCFVVGCASLGTFTTRFTELVGMPPGVFRRRAADGAADVSADSADAADDRADATGPAGDKGPAFTVEGMPACVAKQVTRPVRNREAPAAEQP from the coding sequence ATGTGTCAGCCCGAGTGGCGGCGTGCCCGCGTCGAGGCGCAGCATCTGGCCGATCTCGCACGGCTGCGCCGCGTCCGCGACCGTATCGACAGGGAGTACGCGCAGCCGCTGAACGTGGAGGCGCTCGCCCGCGGTGTGAACATGTCCGCCGGGCACCTCAGCCGGCAGTTCCGGGCCGCCTACGGCGAGTCGCCGTACTCATACCTGATGACGCGCCGCATCGAGCGCGCGACAGCGCTGCTGCGGCGTGGCGACCTCAGCGTCACCGAGGTCTGCTTCGTGGTCGGCTGCGCGTCGCTGGGCACGTTCACCACCCGCTTCACCGAGCTGGTCGGCATGCCGCCCGGAGTTTTCCGGCGCCGCGCGGCGGACGGCGCGGCGGATGTTTCGGCGGACTCGGCGGACGCAGCGGACGACCGTGCCGATGCCACAGGTCCGGCCGGTGACAAGGGGCCCGCATTCACGGTGGAGGGGATGCCGGCATGCGTGGCGAAGCAGGTGACGAGACCGGTCAGGAATCGAGAAGCCCCGGCCGCCGAACAGCCCTAG